AGCAGTGTGCGTACTTGTGTTTACAGGAATAGTGGCAGTGTATGTACTTGTGCTTGCGGGCACAGTTGCAGTGTAAGTGCTTGTATTTGTATGAGTAGCTGTGTGCGTTGCCGTGTTGGTATGCGTGTGGGTGGACGTTACAACTCCCGCCGCGTATATAAACCTTACATCATCAACCATTATGTCATAAGCCCCGTTGGCCGCGTTTGACCACTGAATGGCGCTTATGGCATTCTGCGTAAACGCCGCGGTTTCGCCCCACCTTGTGGCAAGGCCGTCAAATAAAACAGTGACCTTTGTCCACGTTGAAGACGCCGAAACCTGCTTTCCATAATTATCCCCGCCCGTAATTGACGGCTGCGGGAACTGAACAAAACAACTGCCGCTTCCTTTTATATAAAACTCTATTCCCTGATAAGACGTTAAATCAATTGCCTGGTCCTGCACAGCGCTTAAATTTGTTCCAAACCCGCCGTAATCAGATACATTGCCTGTAACGTGTATCGCGTAAGAAGAAGAATTATAACCCGGGCTTTCAAGCCTTAGCGCGAAATTATTTGAATTTGTACCGCTGTATTTATACCAGTCGCCGGATAAATTATTAACCGTATTATTATCTTCAAAATCATCCAGAAGCACGCTGGCAGGCGTTGCTGTCGCGGTGGCTGTATATGTGGATGTATATGTGGGGATTAAAGGGTCCCACGTGTTTGTGGGAGTGGGAGTGGGCCCTGAAGGCGATACAAAAGATATAACACTCTGCGCCGGAAGATTATATGTAAAGGAACCTCCGGAAACCACAACATCAGCAAGTTTGACAAGGTTCTGCGACGAAGACGTAATATACGGGGTAAAAACACCGGCAGTTATGCCTGAAAGGTTAAACCTTTGGCTTACCTGCGATGTGCCGTTGTTTATCGCCACAATCACGTGCTGTGTGTTAGTGGGGTTTTTATAAGCGGACACGTTTATATTTGAAGTCGGCGCCTGTGTCGCGTCTATCCTGTAATAACCCGGCCTTATGAATTTGCTGAAATTAGCAAAAGTATAATACCTTTTTGGGATGCCCAAAGTTTCACTCATCAGCCCTTCGTTGGTCTGGTCCGAACCAAGCCACCAGTAAAAAAATGCGTTGTAACTTGCGGTTACAAGCCCTGTATGAAGCCATCTTGCGGTTACAAGCCCGTGCGTCATTGTCCCGTCGTAAGTTTCAAAACTTGACTTTTCCGTCTGCCAGTATTCCTTGCCGTTGGCCGCAAGTTCCGGGCAGGCGGTAGGCCCGCCGCCATAAAAGTGCGTGGCGCCAACATCAAGGTACGCGCGCGCCGCCGCATCACTTACCGACGGAATAATATAACTGTTATTATTATTAAATGATTCGCCTATTACCAGCTTGGTTGTAAGCCCCGCGGCTGCAAAGGTGGGCCCTAAATTGTTTTTTAAAAAATCACGCAGCTGTTCGCCTGACCAGGTACAACCGTCATAACTTACTTTATAATCCGGCTCGTTGGCGGGAGAAATAGAAGTAATATTTACCTGCTGAGAATCTCTCATATATATAACGTAATCGCGCAGAAATTCCGCGTATTCATCGTAATATTCCGGAAGCAGGTAATCGCCGTTGGCATTATCAGTGGCATTATTACTTTTCCATTCCGCGGGCGGAGTCCACGCCGTGGCAAATATGTCGGTGACCCCAAGGTCCTGAGCCGCTTTTAAAGGCGCGGCTGTCCCGCCCCACTGGCTGCTTACCGGGTTTATCCTTGCCCTTATCATGGTCAGCCCAATTCCTGTTGTGTCCGTATAAAAATCATTCGTGTGCGCCACAAGCCACGCGTTGTCAGCGGAATTTCCGCCCCAGTCGCTCCACGCGGTGGACGCACCAAAGCCCCTTATATACTGCCTTTGCACAGAGGCATCAACCGTGCAGTCGCCCGCAAAAGCGAAAAAGGGCACGGTAATTATAAACATTAAAACCGCTAAAAGTTTTTTCATATTAATCCTCCTTATACAACGGCTTTAAGCCGTTTCCCTTGTTATAAGTTTTGTCACAAATGAAAGGTTTGTATTCTCTTTTCCCGCCGCGGCGTCAAAGGCCGCCATTCCCATCTCTTTTACGTATTGTTTCACCGTGGTAAGCCCCATGCCTTCGGACATTACCGCGTCGTCAAACCCTATTATCCTTATGCCGGATACCCGCTGTTTTCTTGCCTCAAAAAGAAAGCCGTAAGCCGGCACATCGCCGGCAGCGCTGAAAACGCAGTCAACGCCTTTTTCAACAAAACTGTTAAAAGCGTTCTTGCCGTCCTGAAAATTATGTTTACGGATTTCAAAGGTCTCATATCCGTTTTTAAGAACCCCTTTTTCTTTTAACGCTTTTAAAAAACCGGCAAGCCTTTCGGACTGTGAACTTATATACTTTACATCGCCAACAATAATCCCCGGGCGCCTGCATTTCCCCGACAGCAGCCGCATTCCGGCTTCGTATCCTCCTTTTATGTTATCCGAACTTATACACACGGCATTTTCGCTTTTCCCCTCTATAAGGACAACCCTTATGCCTGCTTCTTTTAATTTTTTAATCTGCGCTTCTTCGGGGCACTGCGATATCACAATGACAGCGCCGGCTTTTTTTTCCGCGTAAATTGATTCAATTATGTGCTCAAGCCCTTCGCCTGTGGCGCCGGTCGCGAAAAAATTCATCTCTTTTCCGCTTTTCAAGGAACTTTCCTGCAGCCCTTCAAACAGCAGCTGCGTGAACGCGCTTGCAAATTCCGGCGATACAACAGCAATGGTTTCTGACTTTCCTGACACAAGCGCCCTTGCCGCCCTGTCCGGCGTGTAGTTTAATTCAGCGCCTATCTTTTTTATTTTTTCGGCTGTCTTTTCAGAAATTGCCCCCCTGTTATTAAACACCTTGGAAACAGTCACATAAGACACGCCCGCTTTTTTTGCCACATCTTTAATTGTTGTCTTTTTCAATTATGCCCCTTTTAGGTAAACGTTTACCTAAAACTATACAATAAATTCAAAAAAAGCGCAATTATTTTATTTCAGGATTATAAGTTTTTGCAGTTTGGAAGAAGCGGCTGTATCGTCCTTTATCACAAAGTAATACGACCCGTTGGCAAACAGATTCATCTTTCTTCTGCTTACTTCCGCCGTGTGTTCGCCCGCGTATAAATCCGCGCCTATCTGAATCTCTTTTATTAACCTGAAAGATGCAGAATAGATTTTAAGGTTAATTTCCGAAGCCCTTTTTGTAATTTTATACCTTACACGCATATTTCCTTCATCAGAATTATAAGGATGCGGGAAGACAAAAATATCTTCTATCTTCTGTTCATCCGCGTCAGCAGGTAATGATGTCGCGGTAGGCGTCGCAGTGTAAGAGTGTGTCTGTGTTGGTGTATGTGTGTATGTATTTGTAAAAGTTAACGTGGGCGGGGCAGGTGTATTTGTCCGCGTGTAAGTATGCGTCCTTGTGGCTGTGTTTGTATATGTCCTTGTATACGTGTTTGTCGGTAATGATACCGTATTAGTGCTTGTGTTTGTCGCGGAATGTGTTGCGGTGTGCGTGGACGTGTTTGTAGATGAAGGCGTTGCGGTATAAGTGTTTGTATTTGTGTGCGTATAAGTTGCCGTATAGGTGTTGGTATCCGTGCTTCCCGGAATTGCCGTATCTGTAACTGTCGCGGTATGCGTGTTTGTGCCTGTGGGAACTGTCGCCGTATCAGTTGCTGTATGCGTATTTGTATTTGTGTAAGTGTGTGTGGCTGTATTTGTCGCCGTGTGTGTTGCGGTAAAAGTGTTTGTATTTGTGTGCGTATAAGTTGCCGTATAGGTATTTGTATCCGTGCTGCCGGGAATAACCGTATCTGTAACTGTCGCGGTGTGTGTGTTTGTGCTTGTGGGAACAGTTGCCGTATCAGTTGCGGTATAAGTATTTGTGTGCGTATAAGTATTCGTCGCCGTATTTGTCGCCGTGTGTGTTGCCGTATAGGTGCTGGTGCTTGCGGGCAAAGTTGCCGTGTTGGTTGCCGTGTGCGTGTTTGTATTTGTATTGGTATATGTACTTGTGTTTGTAGGGACTATCGGGGTGTTTGTATTTGTGTAAGTAGGCGTGGCTGTTGTACCGCCTGTTGATTCAAGCCTTATATTGTCCACAAGTACAGACGCGGCATTATTGCTGTTATTAATAAAAATTATAAAATCAAGCGCTATCTGTCCGGCTTCAATAATATCAGCAAGCGGCACCCTTGCGGTCCTCCACGTTGTGTCAATGGCCGTACCTGTGGTTAAATACCCCGCGATATTCGGATAAATGCTGCCCCAGTTTACCCTAAGTAAAATATCACCCGGATTTCCCGAAACAGACTTTATTTCAAAAGTAAGATAAATATTTGCCCCTATTAAAGGATTCACAGACATGTCCCAGCGCGCTTCCTGCCAGTAATCCGCGTCAGCCGTATATACTATGCTCATCGCGTTTCCGGAAACGCCGCCTGTCTGCTCTGTAATTGTGCTTGTTGTATCATTGTAAATTGTGCCGTTTGAAATCCTTGCGCCTGTGGTATCACCGTCATATATAATCGTGTACGGCATCGGCGTGGGCGTTACAGTTGAGGTGTGCGTGTTGGTTGCCGTGGAAGTAAATGTGGCAGTGGGGCCGCCCGGCGTCCACGTGTATGTGGGCGTGCCGCAAACCGGAAGGGCCACAAGCGCGGGTATCATAGTCTGCATCTGCTGCGCCGCAGGGCGCAGTTCATTATCAAGGTCGCCAAAATCTCCGGAACCGGCATTATTAGAAGTCCATGGAAAAATTCCCTGCCAGCCGTTATTATATGCGTTTGTATAATCTATTTTAAGGTATCCGGATATATTATTCGGAACCATAGTGGAACTGTCGCGTGATGAACCGTATTTGTTCGGGCACTCTCCGATAACCGCAGGCCTGTCATTAGGAAGGCCAAACGCCAATGGCGTATATTCAAACGGCTTCCATCCCCAGGTATCCTGCCATGGATAATAGTGCGGAGACCAGAAATCCATTTTCGCAAGCGGCTTGTCAGCCGTGGTGGTTATTAAAGCGCCAAGCGCGGAATCGCTTACTATATTACTTCCGCCAAGCGACCTTGTATCGGAATTATATTTTATGTACCCCATTCCCGTTGTCACAAGCACACCCGTGCCGTTTGCCTGGTTGTATTTATGAATCTTAACCGCGGCCTTTGCAAAATATGTCTGAAGTCGCGCCCAGTCAATGGCGCCGTACACGGCAGGCTCCCCCGTGTTTTCAGTGGAGCTTGCCCATTCAGGTTCATTACACAAATCAATTGCCCAAAGCGCCGGATTGGACGCGTACCTTGTTAAAAAAGTGTCAAGGTATGTGTTGATGTAAGTGTCAATATTGGAATCGCTGGCTATCCAGTTTCTCCAGCGCTGATATGTTGTATTGGGTTGTTTAAAATGGTCAAAAGAAATCAGCGTGGCCATGATATAAATTCCGTTGGCCTGCGCTTTCGCGAACATGTCATCAAGATTTGCCCAGTGCGCGGCGGTGCCGCCGGTGACCACACCTGTTGTGCTGATATTTATTCCCACTTCGCCGCTGCATGTTATCCATATTCTGCTGGCGTTAACCCCTGCCGCGTGAAGGTCCGCAAAGTGCTGCCCCCAGAAAGCGCTGTCATAGCTTCCGCCAAAATCATTCCAGTTATCCCACGGCGTATTGCAGCCGCTTAACCATATCCTGTTGCCGCACACTTCAAACTGAGTGCCGTTTACGGTTACCTGCCCCGGTATTGCTGAAAATAACAAAGCTGCAGGTATTAATAAAAATATTGCGGCAGTTACCATTAACCTTTTTTTCATTCAATCAGCCTCTGCTTAACCGGTTTATCATATTATTTTATCCCAAAAACTGTTTATTTAGACAATCTATCACTGTTTTAGTTCTTTCCTTTATATATATAGAATATACTGCCTTGAAATACCGTTGTCAACCATAATTTCACGAAAACACTTTCGTAAGCAATTATTAAAGGTTCCTTTTATTTTTGCGCAAAAACTGATTTTTTATTTATGGTTTATTTCAGAATTAAAATTTTATCCACTTTTGCCCGTACTTCTTTACCGGCGGTGTCTCTTGCCGTTATCAGATAATAATACGAACCATTGGAAAGGTTTTTAAGATAATTCGGATGAATCTCAATTATATTCTGCCCCGCGTGCCCGCCGGGTGTTTCAAGCATTCTAATCTGCCTGAAATTCACCGTGTAAATAAATATTCTGGCGGATGTGAAACGTTTTGTGGCGGTAAACCGTATCTTTAAACTCTGACCGCTGTCCGTGTTCCACGGGCAGGGATAAACAAGCCTGTCTTTTATTTCAAGTTTATCAGTTTCCGTAGGCTGTGATGTGGGTGTATAAGTGCTTGTGGGAACGATAACCGAAGTGGCGGTGTAAGTGGCTGTTTGGGTAATTACCTGAGTATAAGTGTATGTGAAAGTTGCAGGAACCGCCGTATTCGTATTTGTAAACGTATGGGTGTTGGTAAACGTATTAGTGACAGTGTGCGTGTATGTATTGGTACTACCCGGCGGAACAGTATTGGTTATCGTGGCTGTATTTGTATTTGTAAACGTATTGGTGCTTGTGGCTGTATTGGTATTGGTGGCTGTATATGTGTAAGTGGCTGTGGGAACAGTTGCCGTGTGTGTTGATGTGTTCGTGGCCGTATCAGTATAAGTGTACGTTGCGGTGTTTGTAGAAGTATTTGTAACAGTAAATGTATGCGTATTGGTGCTGCCCGGCGGCGGAGTGTCTGTAATTGTGGCTGTGTGCGTGTTTGTGCCGGTATTGGTGTTTGTATAAGTATACGTGGGGGTATTTGTATAAGTTGCGGTATAAGTATTGGTATCTGTGGGTGTATTGGTATAAGTTGCTGTATTGGTAAAAGTATTTGTCACGGTAAACGTGTGCGTGTCTGTGCTGCCCGGCGGAGGAGTGTCTGTTACTGTGGCCGTGTGCGTGCTGGTGAAAGTGTTTGTATTTGTCGCCGTTGCAGTTGAAGTATAAGTGTGTGTGTAAGTTGCCGTATCAGTGCCGGTATAAGTGTAGGTGGCAGTATAAGTGGGTATTTCCGGCGTGTTGGTGCTTGTTTCAGTATAAGTATACGTGGCTGTCGCGGTGTTTGTATTCGTGTAAGTATTTGTAAACGTATAGGTGTAAGTTGAAGTTGACTGCACTGTAGGCGTCTGCGTCGGCGTGCTCATGCCGGAGAATTCAATATCATCAATGTATATAGGCCCCGGGGTTCCGGCATTAAACTGAATTGCAAAATCATTTATCGCCTGAAGGTCAAGGGTTTTGTTGCCCCCCTGATTTCCGGAATAAGGGTCAACGCCAAGATCAGCAAGGTTAACTGTTATTAACTGCCACGCGCCTGTGCCTGTCCAGTCACCGCCCCTGTTTGACCAGTACTCGCCGTCCGCGCCTGCCGCATCAGATTCCTGCAGTTTAATAAAGAACGTATCGCCAAGCTTTGCTTTTATCCAAAACGTCATAGTGTCAGCGCCGGTAAAATTTATATAATATTCCGGGTCTGCCGCCTGATTATAAGGCGAACCGATAATTCCCACAGCCCCCCAGTTAGAAGGAGGAGTGCTGAAAGTTATTTTAAGGGCGCGCGTGCCGCTGTGCTTATCTTCAGTCGTGTTGGCAAGCGTGACAATTGTAGAGCCGTCGGTTTCTGAATTTGGGCTTTCAAGCATTGTGGATTCAAAGTTATCAAAAACTCCAAAAGGTATCGGCGGCAGCGTGGGTGTCTGCGTGGCTGTATTCGTCACGGTGTAAGTGTTTGTATTGGTTGCCGTGTTTGTGTATGTGTTAGTAAAAGTATGCGTCCACATTGGATTAACTGTATTGGTGCTTGTCGCGGTATATGTGAAAGTGTACGTGTTAACAAGCGTCCTTGTGGGAGTACTGGTTGCTGTATGCGTGGCTGTCGGGAACGTACCTGTAAACATAATGCGGTCAACGTAAGCCGTAGTTGTTCCGGGATTTTCAAGCTGCATAACAAATGATTGTATTGCCTGAATATCAAGTGCATTATCTCCATAAGCCGGCGTGTATTGGTCTCTTGTAAGGCTTGAAAGGTTAATTGTGACCGGCTGCCAAGCCCCGGTAGTGGTCAAAGCATTTCCCCTGTTGCTGAACCTTTCTCCGTCGCCGCCGTTTGCCATTGATTCAGTAAGCTGTATGAAAAAAGCTTTTCCGGCAGGCGCCTTTATATAAAACGTAAGCGCTGCAGCTCCGGTAAAATCTCTGTATCCATATCCGCCGTCATAAGGCGAATTTATAGAAATTAAAGCCCAGCCTGTGCCTGTTGTATCCACTCTCATTGAACGCGCGCCTTCGTATTTATCGGCCGTTGAATTTGTAAGAGTTGCAGTGGAACCGCCGCCTGATTCCGAAGTATCGGGATTGGAAAGCACGCCTGTTTCAAAGTCATCAAACATTCCCGCGGCAACAGTGGGCGTAGGCGTAAAAGTGGGTATTGCCGGATCCCATGTGTATGTGTGCGTGGGTGTCGGGTAATTGCCGTTAGGATTTGGCATATTGCCGGTTAACACAAGCATATACTGCATCTTTAAAAGGTCACAGAAATAATCCGTGCCCCACATTACACCGGTTTCTGTAAGTTCACCGGGGCCGTTGCCCGCGTCCATTGTCACAAGCCTGTTGTAAAGCGCATTTAACCAGTTCTGATCCTGCCCTGCCATTGCGGCAACCGCGACAGCACCCACAGGGCCCGGAAGGTTCATTACATCTTCATCGCATAAATCAGGAGTCCTGTCATCGCGGCAGTAAGAATGTTCTGTTCCGTTAAGCTGATAATGCGATTTAATAAGTGAAGGGGCTCCGCTATACTTGGTTTTAAAATACTGCGAGACCCTGAAAGAGTTATCCTGTGCAAGCTGATGATTTAACGTTCCATATAATACATAGTCATAACCCTGCCTCCATGCGTGGCGTATAGCATCCCACCACCACGTACCTGATTCCATCGCCCAATCGCCGGGACTCCAGGAAGTGCCGTCATAATTACACCAGTTTGGCTGTAATCCTGTATATATTCCAAGTGCGCTGTCATATGTCATTGATGAATTGTAATAATATTTAACAATTGTGTTATACGTCCTGCTTGCAACGCTGTACCACCTTGTCACTCCGGTATAATCGCCTATCATTCTGTAAGTATACGGCGCAAAGTAAGACGGGTTGCCGCCGTCCCATCCATCTCCCGGCCTTATGTCATTGGCCGCGGTAATTTCATACTGAAGCACTTTTGCAGCAAGCGCAATTGCTTCGTTGCGGTAATTAATCGCACCGCCGCTTCCCCACTGTTTGTCCGCCATTATAAGCGCCTGCACCACATCCTGATCAGCGTCAATGGCGGCGCCGCCGCTGTCACAGTAAGGTATCTGCCAGTTCATAAGCCCGTTTCCGTCAAGATGGTTTTGATAATAATTCCACATCCCGTCAAAATACTGTTTGGTGTTGTTTGTCGCGGATGACATATAAACGCATACAACCATCCCGTATGCTATGCCTTCAGACACGGTATCATTTTCAGGGCAACCTTTATGAATTGTATTTCCTGTTTCTGTGCGCTGTACACGCCATTCGCCCACAGCACAATTATTTTGAGTAAGATACTTTGCGCGCCACTTATCAAACCACGCCTGAACATGCTGGTTCATCTGAGCCTGAGTGTAATTATTTGGACGGAGCCCGTAAGGGTAATCCTGTCCCTGTGGGAATGGTAAATTGCAGGTATCAGCAAATATGGAGGTGTGTATTATAATGAGGAATAGCGTTCCAATAATAATTCGCATTTTTAGCAAGTTTTTAATCATAATAACCTCGTTTATTTAATCGGTTAACCTGTTAATTATACCTATACTTAAAAGATTAGACAAGCAGTTTTTATAGAAGTTCCTGTAAAAAACGGCAGCTCGTAGGAGCGGAAAAGGTCAGAAAATGCGAGGGACAGAGGGACGGATGCACGGAGGGACGGAAGTAAAATAAAAACAAACTGCCGCACCCTAAAGGGATGCGCCTACCACTGCATATAACCAAGCCCGGTAAACACGAGGGACGGAAATAAAAAACAAACATAAAACAAATATTGAAAATTCGAAATTGGATAATTAGAAGAAAACCACAGGGGTTGGGTGTGTTTTTTCAGTGCGTGCCGCGATAACCAAGTATGTATGCGGCAATCCGGATGTAATGCCACGCCGGCAGATTCGGATGTACCGCAAGTTCCCGGTTGCCAACGACGTTAACCAACCGGAGATTTCAAGTTTGTTTGATTACAAGCACAGCAATTTGCGGCGCGTGCTGAAAAAATACACACAACCCCGGTTAGGGCTGCAGCTGGGCAGCTAAGCGGCTGGGCAGCCGGGAAGTAAAAACAAATCTAAATCAACTGCCGCACCTTAAAAGGTGCGCCTACCAATGCACATACCAAATCCGTAAAGACAAATATCGAAAATTCGAAATTCGAAAATTTGAAGAAAAACACAGGGGTTGGGTGTGTTTTTTCAGTGCGTGCCGCGATAACCAAGTATATATGCAGCAATCCGGATGTAATGCCACGCCGGCAAATCCGGTTGTGCCGCGGGTTCCCGATTGCCAATGAATTAACATAGTATAGATTTCAAGGTTGTTTGGATACAAGCATACCAATTTGCGGTGCGTGCTGAAAAAATACACACAACACCTGGAAGACTGCAGCTGGGCAGCTAAGCGGCTGGGCAGCTAGGAAGTAAGAACAAATCAAAAATCTACTGCCGCGGGCTGAAGACCCGCGTCTACCAGTACAAATTCAAATACATAGAACAAGCCGCAATATATTGCGGCTCTACGATAAAAAACTTTATCAGCTTAACACCATTTCCCATTCGCTGACTTTGTTGTCACCAAAAAACAGATACCCTTTGTTCATATAACTTCCATCCTGCCTGAATTCAAATGTTTCAAATCCGGTGTATTTATTATCCGTGGAGATGTATGTGGAAACTATATATGTGCCGGCTATTAAAAACTTCCCCTTAAAATTTCCGCTGGTGGGGTTTTTTGATTCCCATTCGGTTTCGTGTTTCCCTTTTTTTACCGGCTTTACCGTATAACTGTTTTTTAATTCCAGCACTTTATTTAATTTAACCGGAAGCCTCATCGTGCTTTCAATAGTTATCTTTCCCCTTTTAAACAGCACTTCTGTTTCTCCTGTTGCCTTTATCTTTCTGCCCTTATCGTCAACATACGTGCCTTTCGCGATCCACAGCCTCTGTTCTTCAAGAAAAATCCCCGCCATTGTACCCTCCTTATTATATTCTGTCTGCTTTTTTAACTATCTCTTTAATCTGCCCGTTTATTTCCAAAGACAGCATTTCTTCCAGCGAAAGCGGCATTACAATTGACCAGTTGCTGTTATCAACGCTGCCCGGTACGTTTATCCTTGTGTCGCGGATGTCCCATTTATCAAAAGCATTACCCAGCGACAGCCAGTCCACTATAAGCTGTATGGAAAATACGGACACGGTTTCATTGGCTTTGATAAGCGCGGCTTTTACAAGTTCTTTTTCAGTAGAATTATCATTACATCCCGTAAAGTACATAAATTTCTTTTTTTCAAACGCGGCTTCATTGAACATATCATAGAACATCCACGCTTTATCGCGCGAAGCATTCAGCGCCGCAAGCACGTCTTCCGCGCTTTTAAGTTCTGTTTTAAACCTTATCCTGGCGGCGTTCTTTGCGGCCGGCTGAAAAAGCGTTTTTCTGACATAGGCGGTTTCAAAATTATTCTCTTCGCACAGTTTTTCCACAAGCAGCGCGTCCACCGTGCCGCACTCATCCTTCCACCATAAAAGAAACGGGCTTGTGTCATGGCTGGAAATTATGGCGGATGCATTTACCCTGTACTGAACGGGATTTTTATAATCATAGGAATTTCCCCAGTCGCGTGTCCAGCGCTGCACATCCATTCCCGGTATGCCGTATTCCAGAAGCGTTTCATAGGAACACACCGGCACCACTCCCAGGTCTTCCGCGCACGGCAGCATATCACAGCTGTTTATCATCGCGTCAAGTATCTTCTGCCCGGCTTCTTTCCATTTGTCCTCTTCCGGCGGGTCAAAAGCCCCGTTTAAACCGTACGTGTTATCCGGCTCGTCCGTGCTTATGGTCCACAGCCTGAAAAGCCCCACAAAATGGTCAATGCGGAACATGTCATAAAAATTTTCGGAATATTTTACTTTTTCAATAAGGTAGTCAAAGCCGTGTTTTTCAATGCGCTCCCAGTTATACGGCGGCATTCCCCATTTTTGCCCCTTTGCAAAGTACATATCAGGCGGCGCGCCGGAGCTTAAATTAAGTTTAAAATAATTCTGGTTTGCCCACACATCCGCGCTGTCGCGCGACACCAGAAAAGGGATATCGCCCTGTAAGAACACGCCCTTATCATTGCAGTATTTTTTGGCATCGGCAAACTGCAGGTAAAGTTCATACTGCAGCCACCTGTAAAATTCAAAAGCCGCGCTTTCCTGTTCACAGAAAAGTTTTACCGCGTCCTCTTCCCTTAACCTGTAAACTTCTTCCCAGTCGGTCCAGCTTTTCTGTTCGTATTTATCCTTAAGCGCTTTGTATGCCGCGTAATCATCCAGCCAAAATTTATTGGCACTTTTAAATTTTTTATAACTTTTATTTTCAGTGTCAAAATCCGAAAAAATATTAAAGAGCAGCCTAAGCTTTTCGCCCTTAACCTTATAGTTTACCCTCTTATTGCCCGCCGGGAACTTTTTCTTAAGTTTTGCAATTTCCGCTTCGTGTTTGCCGCCCCCCTTTATTTCATCTATTCTAAGATACATAGGGTCAAGCGCAAATGTGCTCTGGCAGTCATAAGGGGTGAAATTAAACCCAGAATCATTCATGGGTAATAACTGTATTACGCTTAAACCCGCCTGCACACACCAGTCAGCCAGCAGTTTTATATCCGGAATTTCACCAATGCCCATACTGTTTTTGGAGTATAAAGAGAATAAAGGGGCAAGGACGCCCGCCCTTCTTTTGGCGCCGAACCGCTGCCATTTATCGGCTGTTTTTGATTTTAAGAATAATCCATACGTGTCTTCCGGGTATAAAGGCATATAACCTCCAGCAATGATATGTCATACCGTGATATTATACAGAGCAGGCGTGGATTTGTATATTAATAATTCAGCTGACTTTGCATTCTAACGTAAATAAAACCTGTTGTTTTTAAGAGTATAGGCGTAATAAGTTTTGCCCCTACACTATAATATATTTACATTATTTAAAGCTGTAAAATAAAAGAAACCGCGGGCTCATACGAACCTTATGCCGCAGCTCTTTTATCACTCATCGCTATCTTGCCCGCTCACAGTTTGTCTGTATTACATTACCAGATTTATAAACCCTGTTAACCCGGAAACTATGCGGTTTTCTTTGATGGTATTTCTAAGAAAGCCCTCCTTATATAACCCTGACACTCCATAAAAAACAAAACCGGCAAAGACGGCAAAAAACGCCGCCCATATTAACCTTCCAAAAAAACTTATAAAAAATACCCATCCCGAAAGTTTATAATTTTTGCCCGCCGCCGACTTGATTGCACTACCGACAAATTCATCCACCTGTCCAAATAGCCTCCACGACCCTTGGGTTATTTTCCCTGCCAGCGCGTTGTCTTTTAACAGCACCGCTCCTTTCATAATCGCGTTAATTTCAGCGGAGTTTTCAGGCCGTACAACCGCAAAAAATTCAAGTGCGCTTTTTACGCTTTCAAAACTGCCGTTTACACCGTCAGGCAACACAGATAAGGATGT
The nucleotide sequence above comes from Candidatus Goldiibacteriota bacterium HGW-Goldbacteria-1. Encoded proteins:
- the malQ gene encoding 4-alpha-glucanotransferase; amino-acid sequence: MPLYPEDTYGLFLKSKTADKWQRFGAKRRAGVLAPLFSLYSKNSMGIGEIPDIKLLADWCVQAGLSVIQLLPMNDSGFNFTPYDCQSTFALDPMYLRIDEIKGGGKHEAEIAKLKKKFPAGNKRVNYKVKGEKLRLLFNIFSDFDTENKSYKKFKSANKFWLDDYAAYKALKDKYEQKSWTDWEEVYRLREEDAVKLFCEQESAAFEFYRWLQYELYLQFADAKKYCNDKGVFLQGDIPFLVSRDSADVWANQNYFKLNLSSGAPPDMYFAKGQKWGMPPYNWERIEKHGFDYLIEKVKYSENFYDMFRIDHFVGLFRLWTISTDEPDNTYGLNGAFDPPEEDKWKEAGQKILDAMINSCDMLPCAEDLGVVPVCSYETLLEYGIPGMDVQRWTRDWGNSYDYKNPVQYRVNASAIISSHDTSPFLLWWKDECGTVDALLVEKLCEENNFETAYVRKTLFQPAAKNAARIRFKTELKSAEDVLAALNASRDKAWMFYDMFNEAAFEKKKFMYFTGCNDNSTEKELVKAALIKANETVSVFSIQLIVDWLSLGNAFDKWDIRDTRINVPGSVDNSNWSIVMPLSLEEMLSLEINGQIKEIVKKADRI